The following are encoded together in the Cicer arietinum cultivar CDC Frontier isolate Library 1 chromosome 2, Cicar.CDCFrontier_v2.0, whole genome shotgun sequence genome:
- the LOC101491819 gene encoding exosome complex component rrp40-like, with the protein MHRCRRRVWCPKRRLYVRVFQRSLKKLSFEIAVGLNRRVWVNASSPSTTIIVANVIMNSETLSGVQQKIMAEKLLQRV; encoded by the exons ATGCACAGATG CCGTAGGAGAGTTTGGTGTCCTAAAAGAAGGCTATATGTTCGAGTGTTCCAGCGGTCTCTCAAG AAATTGTCTTTCGAGATAGCAGTTGGCTTAAATCGACGTGTTTGG GTCAATGCCTCTTCTCCATCAACAACTATCATTGTAGCTAATGTTATTATGAACTCAGAGACATTGAGTGGTgtacaacaaaaaataatggcTGAAAAGCTGCTGCAGAGAGTCTAG
- the LOC101498343 gene encoding uncharacterized protein isoform X2 → MSFLAGRLAAKEAAYFLQESKQATAKLGLKNNPISNTKPDERHVVHDHADVLPEILRHSLPSKLFRDETASATSSSFSASKWVLHSDPKVQSSVSPDALNPLRAYVSLPQVTFGPKRWELPEAKHGVSASTANELRQDRHAIHINPEKLKAASEGLANVGKAFAIATAVVFGGAAMVIGMVASKLELHNMSDLKTKGKDTIEPRLENIKKQFVPMKIWMLKLDR, encoded by the exons ATGAGTTTTCTTGCAGGAAGGTTAGCTGCAAAAGAAGCAGCTTATTTTCTCCAAGAATCCAAACAAGCCACTGCAAAATTAGGTCTAAAGAACAATCCAATCTCCAACACCAAACCAGATGAACGACACGTCGTTCATGATCACGCTGATGTTCTTCCTGAAATTCTAAGACACTCCCTTCCTTCCAAACTATTCAGAGACGAAACGGCAAGTGCCACGTCATCATCTTTCTCTGCTTCCAAATGGGTCCTTCATTCTGATCCCAAAGTTCAATCTTCTGTATCTCCTGATGCTCTCAATCCTCTACGTGCTTATGTTTCTCTTCCCCAAGTTACCTTTGGCCCCAAAAG GTGGGAATTGCCTGAAGCAAAACATGGGGTTTCAGCCTCAACAGCTAATGAATTGCGTCAAGATCGGCATGCCATCCATATTAATCCAGAGAAGTTAAAAGCAGCATCTGAAGGGCTTGCAAATG TTGGAAAGGCATTTGCTATTGCCACTGCAGTTGTGTTTGGTGGTGCTGCAATGGTAATAGGTATGGTGGCCTCCAAGTTAGAGCTGCATAAT ATGAGTGATCTCAAAACTAAAGGAAAGGATACTATTGAGCCACGACTTGAAAACATCAAAAAGCAATTTGTTCCCATGAAAATATGG ATGTTAAAGCTTGATAGATAA
- the LOC101498343 gene encoding uncharacterized protein isoform X1: MSFLAGRLAAKEAAYFLQESKQATAKLGLKNNPISNTKPDERHVVHDHADVLPEILRHSLPSKLFRDETASATSSSFSASKWVLHSDPKVQSSVSPDALNPLRAYVSLPQVTFGPKRWELPEAKHGVSASTANELRQDRHAIHINPEKLKAASEGLANVGKAFAIATAVVFGGAAMVIGMVASKLELHNMSDLKTKGKDTIEPRLENIKKQFVPMKIWAENMSRKWHLEREDVKQKAIVKDLSKIFGAKSLD; encoded by the exons ATGAGTTTTCTTGCAGGAAGGTTAGCTGCAAAAGAAGCAGCTTATTTTCTCCAAGAATCCAAACAAGCCACTGCAAAATTAGGTCTAAAGAACAATCCAATCTCCAACACCAAACCAGATGAACGACACGTCGTTCATGATCACGCTGATGTTCTTCCTGAAATTCTAAGACACTCCCTTCCTTCCAAACTATTCAGAGACGAAACGGCAAGTGCCACGTCATCATCTTTCTCTGCTTCCAAATGGGTCCTTCATTCTGATCCCAAAGTTCAATCTTCTGTATCTCCTGATGCTCTCAATCCTCTACGTGCTTATGTTTCTCTTCCCCAAGTTACCTTTGGCCCCAAAAG GTGGGAATTGCCTGAAGCAAAACATGGGGTTTCAGCCTCAACAGCTAATGAATTGCGTCAAGATCGGCATGCCATCCATATTAATCCAGAGAAGTTAAAAGCAGCATCTGAAGGGCTTGCAAATG TTGGAAAGGCATTTGCTATTGCCACTGCAGTTGTGTTTGGTGGTGCTGCAATGGTAATAGGTATGGTGGCCTCCAAGTTAGAGCTGCATAAT ATGAGTGATCTCAAAACTAAAGGAAAGGATACTATTGAGCCACGACTTGAAAACATCAAAAAGCAATTTGTTCCCATGAAAATATGG GCTGAGAATATGTCGAGAAAGTGGCATTTAGAAAGGGAAGATGTCAAGCAAAAGGCTATTGTAAAGGATCTATCTAAGATTTTCGGTGCTAAATCATTAGATTGa